One region of Peromyscus eremicus chromosome 4, PerEre_H2_v1, whole genome shotgun sequence genomic DNA includes:
- the LOC131909319 gene encoding olfactory receptor 10AG1-like: protein MNRQQNPQGGNLTNLKEFVLGFSDVPHLQWFLLGLLIVMYSFILLGNGFIVLITRVDSALQTPMYFFLGNFSFLEICYVSITLPRMVFNLSTQRRSISFIACAIQMCCTLILGATECLLLAVMAYDRYMAICNPLHYPLVMNQRVCSQLVIGCWISGIPAQIGQTSQIFSLSFCGSNQINHFFCDIPPILHLACGDVFMNEMLVFLGAVIFVLVPFLLIVFSYSKIISTVLKLSSTTSQVKAFSTCSSHLAVVILFFGSAMITYFTSNNSHSGGTDKVLSLFYTVVTPMFNPLVYSLRNKDVTVALRKFLCKQFTKI, encoded by the coding sequence ATGAACCGCCAACAAAATCCACAAGGAGGAAATCTAACCAATCTGAAGGAGTTTGTTCTGGGATTTTCAGATGTTCCCCATCTCCAGTGGTTTCTACTTGGACTCTTGATTGTCATGTATTCCTTTATCCTACTTGGCAATGGCTTCATTGTACTCATCACAAGGGTAGACTCTGCTCTTCAGACacccatgtatttttttcttggcaACTTTTCCTTTTTAGAGATATGTTATGTTTCAATTACTCTACCCAGAATGGTCTTCAATCTTAGTACCCAGAGAAGAAGCATCTCTTTCATTGCCTGTGCTATACAAATGTGCTGCACTCTTATCCTGGGGGCCACAGAGTGCCTCCTCTTGGCTGTCATGGCCTATGACCGTTATATGGCCATCTGTAACCCTCTGCACTATCCTTTAGTCATGAACCAAAGGGTGTGTTCTCAGCTGGTAATTGGCTGCTGGATCAGTGGAATTCCAGCACAGATAGGGCAGACATCACagattttttctctttcattttgtgGTTCCAACCAAATCAATCACTTCTTCTGTGACATCCCCCCAATACTTCACCTGGCCTGTGGTGATGTCTTTATGAATGAGATGTTGGTTTTCCTAGGTGCTGTGATATTTGTGTTGGTTCCATTCCTGTTAATAGTTTTTTCCTATAGTAAAATCATCTCTACAGTCCTGAAGTTGTCATCAACCACTAGTCAGGTCAAAGCTTTCTCCACCTGTTCATCTCATCTTGCAGTTGTGATATTATTTTTTGGATCGGCTATGATTACATATTTTACATCCAATAATAGTCATTCAGGTGGAACTGACAAAgtgctttctcttttctatacTGTTGTGACTCCCATGTTTAATCCCTTGGTATACAGTCTAAGAAACAAGGATGTCACagtagcattgagaaaattcttaTGCAAACAATTTACTAAAATATAA